GAAGAGGATTTCCTTGGCGTGGATTTCGATATCCGAAGCCTGGCCCTGGAAACCGCCCAGCGGCTGGTGAATCATCACTCGGGAGTTCGGCAGGCAGAAACGCTTGCCAGGTGCACCGGCAGTCAGCAGAAACGCGCCCATGCTGCACGCCTGACCGATGCAAGTGGTCGACACGTTGGGCTTGATGAACTGCATGGTGTCGTAGATCGACATGCCGGCGGTCACCGAACCGCCTGGGGAGTTGATGTAGAGGTGGATGTCCTTGTCCGGGTTTTCCGCTTCAAGGAACAGCAACTGCGCACAGATCAGGTTGGCCATGTAGTCCTCTACAGGGCCCACCAGAAAGATCACTCGCTCCTTGAGAAGGCGCGAATAGATGTCGTAGGCGCGTTCGCCACGAGCAGACTGCTCGACAACCATCGGGACCAGGCCGCCTGCGGCCTGGATATCAGAGTTCTGCTGAATATACGAATTACGGAACATGCTCTGCAGTCACTCCCAAAATAGTTAGGTCTTGAAAACGCATAAGCCAGCACGAATGCTGGCTTATGGTGTGTA
This genomic interval from Pseudomonas putida contains the following:
- the clpP gene encoding ATP-dependent Clp endopeptidase proteolytic subunit ClpP; amino-acid sequence: MFRNSYIQQNSDIQAAGGLVPMVVEQSARGERAYDIYSRLLKERVIFLVGPVEDYMANLICAQLLFLEAENPDKDIHLYINSPGGSVTAGMSIYDTMQFIKPNVSTTCIGQACSMGAFLLTAGAPGKRFCLPNSRVMIHQPLGGFQGQASDIEIHAKEILFIRERLNTLMAKHSGRTLEEIERDTNRDNFMSAEAAREYGLIDEVITQRPA